One segment of Parvularcula sp. IMCC14364 DNA contains the following:
- a CDS encoding DUF2497 domain-containing protein, protein MANAQPEPSMDEILASIRRIIAEDEPEQQADARSPDLSAELSSVAESEVTPPEPPAARTQRPAPEAVADTQFDDSGSFDSEDGFDAVFDQPETVAEQLQPAAAAKPEVRQQPAEPAPVQARQPEPQVSQPQQVREPEAAAPQIQPVLSNYNDALQAAVATPRIVRKPVPGNAEGGPAVQQTRVEEAFQPEQETADAADSVLSDTTVASSSTAFAALEENIRLSNASGDTLQDVVERMLEPMLRQWLDTNLSRIVEEKVEDEVRRISRRR, encoded by the coding sequence CGACGGATTATCGCTGAGGATGAGCCAGAACAGCAAGCCGATGCCCGGTCACCGGATCTGTCGGCAGAACTGTCATCTGTAGCGGAATCCGAGGTTACCCCGCCAGAGCCACCTGCCGCGAGAACCCAAAGGCCAGCGCCTGAAGCTGTTGCCGATACCCAGTTCGATGATAGCGGCAGCTTTGACAGCGAAGATGGTTTCGATGCGGTTTTCGACCAGCCGGAGACAGTAGCCGAACAACTCCAGCCCGCGGCCGCAGCCAAGCCAGAAGTACGACAGCAGCCGGCAGAGCCAGCGCCTGTTCAGGCGCGCCAGCCAGAGCCTCAGGTCAGCCAGCCTCAACAAGTGCGTGAGCCGGAAGCGGCGGCACCTCAGATACAGCCGGTACTCAGTAATTATAACGACGCCTTGCAGGCAGCGGTGGCAACACCGCGTATCGTCCGCAAGCCCGTCCCGGGAAATGCCGAAGGGGGACCAGCCGTGCAACAAACCAGAGTGGAAGAAGCCTTCCAGCCGGAGCAAGAAACTGCGGATGCTGCTGACAGTGTTCTCAGCGACACGACTGTTGCTTCCTCCTCAACGGCTTTTGCCGCACTGGAAGAAAATATTCGTCTTTCCAATGCCAGCGGCGATACCTTGCAGGATGTTGTGGAGCGGATGCTGGAGCCCATGTTGCGGCAATGGCTCGACACAAATCTCAGCCGGATCGTCGAAGAGAAAGTCGAAGATGAGGTGCGCCGGATTTCCCGCCGCCGCTGA